From Anopheles darlingi chromosome 2, idAnoDarlMG_H_01, whole genome shotgun sequence, the proteins below share one genomic window:
- the LOC125949648 gene encoding uncharacterized protein LOC125949648 isoform X2 translates to MQRVMAMLALLVLQMGRYRAVGNVLFRQFLITAVERNCIVPLKPDWSYSSPLIFTQDGALVTPENDSIELEEITLATGVEVVLSCSPNYFREFSSEKVLKAKCKKDKTFVVNGQDKNFVSALSCKERPIEEIIVSVRGCPSTLRSIEYGYTNPVSNKSYILGEACYDAKVGRTHFIHTKIKSGMNTVEQLALKVKDNATYFHGYHPTQRYKVDLSKALNINDQVERFRGVFGAKNAPKIESRRYINEALLTHRQYLSVLKMAWNYQIVKDRELLLNYDRLLHDIRALEVPEIEIYTGAHGVMTLKDKHNQSAEVFLVRENRFPVPKLHWTVVKSADKAIAFAVFSKPQLTEQELEKQGTFCTSVCEQITWLKKLREEEAWRTARAGYVLCCEVEEFRRTIKEMPPITGVKAMLT, encoded by the exons ATGCAGCGAGTGATGGCGAtgctggcgttgctggtgctacaGATGGGCCGTTACCGGGCGGTCGGAAATG TTCTATTTCGGCAATTTCTCATTACAGCCGTCGAACGGAACTGCATCGTCCCGCTGAAGCCAGACTGGTCCTACTCGTCGCCCCTGATATTCACACAAGACGGAGCACTGGTGACACCGGAAAACGATAGTATCGAGCTGGAGGAGATCACTCTGGCCACcggggtggaggtggtgctcTCCTGCTCACCCAACTACTTCCGTGAGTTTTCCTCCGAAAAGGTACTGAAAGCCAAATGCAAGAAGGATAAAACCTTCG TGGTCAATGGACAGGACAAGAACTTTGTATCGGCGCTATCGTGTAAAGAGCGACCGATTGAGGAGATCATCGTGTCCGTGCGAGGCTGCCCGTCCACACTGCGTTCGATCGAGTACGGTTACACCAATCCGGTCAGCAACAAATCGTATATCCTGGGTGAGGCTTGTTACGATGCCAAGGTGGGCCGAACTCACTTCATCCACACGAAGATCAAGTCGGGCATGAACACGGTCGAGCAGCTGGCCCTGAAGGTGAAGGACAATGCGACGTACTTCCACGGTTACCATCCGACGCAGCGCTACAAGGTCGATCTCAGCAAGGCGCTCAACATCAACGATCAGGTCGAGCGCTTCCGGGGTGTGTTCGGTGCGAAAAATGCTCCGAAAATCGAGTCGCGACGGTACATCAATGAAGCTCTTCTTACCCACCGACAGTACCTTTCAGTATTAAAGATGGCCTGGAACTATCAGATCGTGAAGGatcgcgagctgctgctgaactaCGATCGGTTACTGCACGACATCCGCGCGCTGGAGGTGCCCGAGATTGAGATCTACACCGGGGCGCACGGTGTAATGACACTGAAGGACAAGCACAATCAGAGCGCGGAGGTGTTTCTGGTGCGCGAAAACCGCTTCCCGGTGCCGAAGCTCCACTGGACGGTGGTAAAGTCCGCCGACAAGGCGATAGCGTTCGCGGTCTTCAGTAAACCACAGCTCACCGAGCAGGAGCTCGAGAAGCAGGGCACATTCTGCACGAGCGTCTGCGAACAGATCACGTGGCTGAAGAAGCTGCGGGAGGAGGAAGCCTGGCGGACGGCTCGGGCCGGCTATGTACTTTGCTGCGAGGTGGAAGAGTTCCGCCGCACCATCAAGGAGATGCCACCGATTACGGGCGTGAAGGCGATGTTGACGTGA
- the LOC125959533 gene encoding fibrinogen-like protein 1, with protein sequence MYRLTRFILLAVIVASISGEPKASNKGEEVHRNNQHSSAVWGFPLEVLRTEHDTIRYQLQLLHQDVQDQRESNVKNQELLIQTLELLAKMQLEMQQRHTESQQTIADIQRKQEQNRNSFDSITEKLDELKSTLFTQGVEDKKNQKESENRMEQLDRDHKQMQNSLLDIQLGYRSCKDVPMKVSGKYKIRVNNESASFEAYCNQQQVGGGWMVIQQRWDGTENFNRNWTDYWLGFGEVDREHWLGLERIHQFTKKHNCELLVELIDFNSTFKHAWYDSFAIGSAAEGYNLKTLGTYKGTAGDSLKQHKGMKFSTPDRDKDSSAGSNCAKEYQGGWWFHACHNSFLNGLYRNVTGLTEERISWSSFSDDYRGLYYSRMMIRPLH encoded by the coding sequence ATGTATCGTCTAACTCGGTTTATACTGTTGGCTGTTATCGTGGCTTCGATCAGTGGTGAACCGAAAGCTAGCAATAAAGGAGAGGAAGTGCATCGTAACAACCAGCACAGTTCAGCCGTTTGGGGATTTCCTTTGGAGGTGCTACGAACGGAACATGACACGATCCGGTACCAGCTCCAATTGTTACATCAAGATGTACAAGACCAACGAGAATCCAATGTGAAAAACCAAGAGCTATTGATACAAACTCTTGAACTGTTGGCCAAGATGCAACTAGAAATGCAACAGAGGCACACGGAGTCACAACAGACAATTGCGGACATCCAGCGCAAACAGGAACAGAACAGGAATTCATTCGATAGCATAACGGAAAAGCTGGACGAATTGAAGTCCACATTATTTACACAAGGAGTAGAAGacaagaaaaatcaaaaagaaagcgaaaaccgTATGGAGCAATTAGACCGCGATCATAAGCAGATGCAAAACTCATTGTTGGATATTCAACTGGGTTATCGAAGCTGTAAGGATGTCCCCATGAAAGTATCCGGGAAGTATAAAATCCGTGTCAATAATGAATCTGCTTCATTCGAAGCATattgcaaccagcagcaggttggtGGCGGTTGGATGGTCATTCAGCAGCGCTGGGATGGTACAGAGAACTTCAATCGCAACTGGACTGACTATTGGCTTGGCTTTGGTGAAGTCGACCGCGAACATTGGCTAGGATTAGAGCGAATTCATCAGTTTACGAAGAAGCACAATTGTGAGCTGCTGGTCGAGTTAATAGACTTCAACTCTACCTTCAAACACGCTTGGTACGACTCATTTGCTATCGGCTCTGCAGCAGAGGGGTATAATCTTAAAACTCTCGGAACATACAAGGGAACAGCCGGAGATTCATTAAAGCAACATAAAGGAATGAAATTTTCGACCCCTGATAGGGATAAAGATAGTTCTGCTGGTTCCAATTGTGCGAAAGAATATCAAGGAGGATGGTGGTTCCACGCTTGTCACAATTCCTTTCTGAATGGATTGTATCGAAATGTTACTGGGCTGACTGAGGAAAGAATTTCCTGGAGTAGCTTCAGCGACGATTATCGAGGGCTTTACTATTCTCGAATGATGATACGTCCATTGCACTAG
- the LOC125949648 gene encoding uncharacterized protein LOC125949648 isoform X1 has product MWFSHCKHNSSLVHTVYTARELVGEILFRQFLITAVERNCIVPLKPDWSYSSPLIFTQDGALVTPENDSIELEEITLATGVEVVLSCSPNYFREFSSEKVLKAKCKKDKTFVVNGQDKNFVSALSCKERPIEEIIVSVRGCPSTLRSIEYGYTNPVSNKSYILGEACYDAKVGRTHFIHTKIKSGMNTVEQLALKVKDNATYFHGYHPTQRYKVDLSKALNINDQVERFRGVFGAKNAPKIESRRYINEALLTHRQYLSVLKMAWNYQIVKDRELLLNYDRLLHDIRALEVPEIEIYTGAHGVMTLKDKHNQSAEVFLVRENRFPVPKLHWTVVKSADKAIAFAVFSKPQLTEQELEKQGTFCTSVCEQITWLKKLREEEAWRTARAGYVLCCEVEEFRRTIKEMPPITGVKAMLT; this is encoded by the exons ATGTGGTTTTCACATTGTAAACATAACTCTTCCCTCGTGCACACAGTATATACGGCGCGCGAATTAGTTGGGGAAA TTCTATTTCGGCAATTTCTCATTACAGCCGTCGAACGGAACTGCATCGTCCCGCTGAAGCCAGACTGGTCCTACTCGTCGCCCCTGATATTCACACAAGACGGAGCACTGGTGACACCGGAAAACGATAGTATCGAGCTGGAGGAGATCACTCTGGCCACcggggtggaggtggtgctcTCCTGCTCACCCAACTACTTCCGTGAGTTTTCCTCCGAAAAGGTACTGAAAGCCAAATGCAAGAAGGATAAAACCTTCG TGGTCAATGGACAGGACAAGAACTTTGTATCGGCGCTATCGTGTAAAGAGCGACCGATTGAGGAGATCATCGTGTCCGTGCGAGGCTGCCCGTCCACACTGCGTTCGATCGAGTACGGTTACACCAATCCGGTCAGCAACAAATCGTATATCCTGGGTGAGGCTTGTTACGATGCCAAGGTGGGCCGAACTCACTTCATCCACACGAAGATCAAGTCGGGCATGAACACGGTCGAGCAGCTGGCCCTGAAGGTGAAGGACAATGCGACGTACTTCCACGGTTACCATCCGACGCAGCGCTACAAGGTCGATCTCAGCAAGGCGCTCAACATCAACGATCAGGTCGAGCGCTTCCGGGGTGTGTTCGGTGCGAAAAATGCTCCGAAAATCGAGTCGCGACGGTACATCAATGAAGCTCTTCTTACCCACCGACAGTACCTTTCAGTATTAAAGATGGCCTGGAACTATCAGATCGTGAAGGatcgcgagctgctgctgaactaCGATCGGTTACTGCACGACATCCGCGCGCTGGAGGTGCCCGAGATTGAGATCTACACCGGGGCGCACGGTGTAATGACACTGAAGGACAAGCACAATCAGAGCGCGGAGGTGTTTCTGGTGCGCGAAAACCGCTTCCCGGTGCCGAAGCTCCACTGGACGGTGGTAAAGTCCGCCGACAAGGCGATAGCGTTCGCGGTCTTCAGTAAACCACAGCTCACCGAGCAGGAGCTCGAGAAGCAGGGCACATTCTGCACGAGCGTCTGCGAACAGATCACGTGGCTGAAGAAGCTGCGGGAGGAGGAAGCCTGGCGGACGGCTCGGGCCGGCTATGTACTTTGCTGCGAGGTGGAAGAGTTCCGCCGCACCATCAAGGAGATGCCACCGATTACGGGCGTGAAGGCGATGTTGACGTGA
- the LOC125959534 gene encoding uncharacterized protein LOC125959534 translates to MAIHSGMLLVSCVVLICTAGATDAHGYHGGSPGDTTHSALAALLNDGPGEISFSNDLARSFHSPRLEYNEWLPVGRGDPLKNDPTYDYSPPVLDRVRYWSEGPTGKDKPGNDILLLGVPSKNKASAGHIKEQQHWNNGGSPPQRRNYYSPASHHHGAPISTNREPPTVLMPPPLNAPYIAGLTSDGFWGAAAASASQRVDTQPTDGFKYRPAPPFAPQSGTKFTEPSVPQQSITAQFLHHHREPPQQQQQSGAVGFSSNGRPQSQPYLTTIRLTTPAGDTSIVKRPLLKTILQNEHSYPFTKTSMTSAVTEYTSTFYDPQNINAMAQTVFHPPQTTEYLQTVPQPTKLVPQLSTDLRTPYVTPAAPFVTPLPTQATSNGRPASHGVMTTTTTATTQLHPTVKPAVSDRAAAPPPPPPLYLIIEGHSKVKTYGLNTNDTLMQLPRMVPVASTKDPIVRHVVNQDPETGAAMAVTTQQAVTTKLPPVYRKPTARERNTAADQKAPDAVDTLLTLLDGASFGGMLQDDGRPQDAGTTGNNALEGSDAASTRDSKTRRHVRVARHTFIRF, encoded by the exons ATGGCCATCCACAGCGGGATGTTGCTGGTGTCCTGTGTGGTGTTGATTTGCACCGCGGGTGCCACCGATGCTCACGGTTACCACGGTGGGAGCCCCGGTGATACAACGCACAGCGCACTCGCCGCGCTCCTCAACGATGGTCCCGGCGAAATTAGCTTTAGTAATG ATCTGGCGCGAAGCTTTCACTCTCCACGGTTGGAATACAACGAATGGTTGCCGGTGGGAAGAGGTGATCCGTTGAAGAACGATCCAACGTACGACTACAGTCCACCCGTGCTGGACCGCGTCCGCTACTGGTCCGAGGGTCCCACGGGCAAGGACAAACCCGGCAACGAcattctgctgctgggtgTACCCTCGAAGAACAAAGCGTCGGCCGGCCATATCaaggagcagcaacactgGAACAATGGCGGTTCACCGCCTCAGCGACGAAACTATTACTCGCCGGCATCGCACCACCATGGTGCACCCATCAGCACCAACCGAGAACCACCAACGGTCCtcatgccaccaccactaaacGCCCCGTACATCGCTGGACTCACATCGGATGGTTTCTGGGGAGCGGCAGCGGCCTCTGCGTCTCAGCGCGTCGACACTCAACCGACTGATGGTTTCAAGTATCGTCCCGCACCTCCTTTTGCACCTCAGTCAG GAACCAAGTTTACGGAGCCATCCGTTCCGCAACAATCCATCACGGCGCAATTCCTGCATCACCATCGAGAACcaccccagcaacagcaacagtctgGTGCAGTAGGattcagcagcaacggtcGGCCACAGTCACAACCTTACCTGACAACAATCCGGCTCACAACCCCAGCGGGCGATACTTCGATCGTGAAGCGGCCACTCCTTAAAACCATCCTCCAGAACGAACATTCCTATCCGTTCACGAAAACATCGATGACGAGTGCGGTCACGGAGTATACCTCGACGTTCTACGATCCCCAGAACATCAACGCCATGGCCCAGACCGTATTCCATCCTCCGCAGACCACGGAATACCTGCAAACGGTACCGCAACCGACGAAGCTGGTGCCACAGCTTAGCACCGACCTCCGGACGCCCTACGTCACTCCGGCCGCTCCATTCGTCACCCCGTTACCAACGCAGGCCACGTCTAACGGCAGACCGGCATCCCACGGAGtgatgacaacaacaacgacggcaacgacg CAATTGCACCCGACGGTGAAACCGGCCGTGAGCGACCGTGCAgcagcgccgccaccgccaccaccgctctaTCTCATCATCGAGGGACACTCGAAGGTGAAGACGTACGGGCTCAACACGAACGATACGCTGATGCAGCTACCCCGGATGGTCCCGGTGGCGAGCACCAAGGATCCGATCGTACGGCACGTCGTAAACCAAGATCCGGAAACGGGTGCAGCGATGGCCGTTACTACGCAGCAGGCGGTCACGACCAAGCTACCGCCGGTTTACAGGAAACCAACGGCGCGTGAGCGAAATACGGCAGCTGACCAGAAGGCACCGGATGCGGTCGATACGCTGCTGACGCTGCTCGATGGTGCGTCGTTTGGTGGTATGCTGCAGGACGACGGTCGGCCACAGGACGCCGGAACGACCGGTAACAATGCGTTGGAAGGATCGGATGCGGCCAGCACTCGCGATAGCAAAACGCGGCGGCACGTTCGTGTGGCGCGGCACACGTTCATTCGGTTCTAG
- the LOC125949648 gene encoding uncharacterized protein LOC125949648 isoform X4 produces MQRVMAMLALLVLQMGRYRAVGNAVERNCIVPLKPDWSYSSPLIFTQDGALVTPENDSIELEEITLATGVEVVLSCSPNYFREFSSEKVLKAKCKKDKTFVVNGQDKNFVSALSCKERPIEEIIVSVRGCPSTLRSIEYGYTNPVSNKSYILGEACYDAKVGRTHFIHTKIKSGMNTVEQLALKVKDNATYFHGYHPTQRYKVDLSKALNINDQVERFRGVFGAKNAPKIESRRYINEALLTHRQYLSVLKMAWNYQIVKDRELLLNYDRLLHDIRALEVPEIEIYTGAHGVMTLKDKHNQSAEVFLVRENRFPVPKLHWTVVKSADKAIAFAVFSKPQLTEQELEKQGTFCTSVCEQITWLKKLREEEAWRTARAGYVLCCEVEEFRRTIKEMPPITGVKAMLT; encoded by the exons ATGCAGCGAGTGATGGCGAtgctggcgttgctggtgctacaGATGGGCCGTTACCGGGCGGTCGGAAATG CCGTCGAACGGAACTGCATCGTCCCGCTGAAGCCAGACTGGTCCTACTCGTCGCCCCTGATATTCACACAAGACGGAGCACTGGTGACACCGGAAAACGATAGTATCGAGCTGGAGGAGATCACTCTGGCCACcggggtggaggtggtgctcTCCTGCTCACCCAACTACTTCCGTGAGTTTTCCTCCGAAAAGGTACTGAAAGCCAAATGCAAGAAGGATAAAACCTTCG TGGTCAATGGACAGGACAAGAACTTTGTATCGGCGCTATCGTGTAAAGAGCGACCGATTGAGGAGATCATCGTGTCCGTGCGAGGCTGCCCGTCCACACTGCGTTCGATCGAGTACGGTTACACCAATCCGGTCAGCAACAAATCGTATATCCTGGGTGAGGCTTGTTACGATGCCAAGGTGGGCCGAACTCACTTCATCCACACGAAGATCAAGTCGGGCATGAACACGGTCGAGCAGCTGGCCCTGAAGGTGAAGGACAATGCGACGTACTTCCACGGTTACCATCCGACGCAGCGCTACAAGGTCGATCTCAGCAAGGCGCTCAACATCAACGATCAGGTCGAGCGCTTCCGGGGTGTGTTCGGTGCGAAAAATGCTCCGAAAATCGAGTCGCGACGGTACATCAATGAAGCTCTTCTTACCCACCGACAGTACCTTTCAGTATTAAAGATGGCCTGGAACTATCAGATCGTGAAGGatcgcgagctgctgctgaactaCGATCGGTTACTGCACGACATCCGCGCGCTGGAGGTGCCCGAGATTGAGATCTACACCGGGGCGCACGGTGTAATGACACTGAAGGACAAGCACAATCAGAGCGCGGAGGTGTTTCTGGTGCGCGAAAACCGCTTCCCGGTGCCGAAGCTCCACTGGACGGTGGTAAAGTCCGCCGACAAGGCGATAGCGTTCGCGGTCTTCAGTAAACCACAGCTCACCGAGCAGGAGCTCGAGAAGCAGGGCACATTCTGCACGAGCGTCTGCGAACAGATCACGTGGCTGAAGAAGCTGCGGGAGGAGGAAGCCTGGCGGACGGCTCGGGCCGGCTATGTACTTTGCTGCGAGGTGGAAGAGTTCCGCCGCACCATCAAGGAGATGCCACCGATTACGGGCGTGAAGGCGATGTTGACGTGA
- the LOC125949648 gene encoding uncharacterized protein LOC125949648 isoform X3, protein MWFSHCKHNSSLVHTVYTARELVGETVERNCIVPLKPDWSYSSPLIFTQDGALVTPENDSIELEEITLATGVEVVLSCSPNYFREFSSEKVLKAKCKKDKTFVVNGQDKNFVSALSCKERPIEEIIVSVRGCPSTLRSIEYGYTNPVSNKSYILGEACYDAKVGRTHFIHTKIKSGMNTVEQLALKVKDNATYFHGYHPTQRYKVDLSKALNINDQVERFRGVFGAKNAPKIESRRYINEALLTHRQYLSVLKMAWNYQIVKDRELLLNYDRLLHDIRALEVPEIEIYTGAHGVMTLKDKHNQSAEVFLVRENRFPVPKLHWTVVKSADKAIAFAVFSKPQLTEQELEKQGTFCTSVCEQITWLKKLREEEAWRTARAGYVLCCEVEEFRRTIKEMPPITGVKAMLT, encoded by the exons ATGTGGTTTTCACATTGTAAACATAACTCTTCCCTCGTGCACACAGTATATACGGCGCGCGAATTAGTTGGGGAAA CCGTCGAACGGAACTGCATCGTCCCGCTGAAGCCAGACTGGTCCTACTCGTCGCCCCTGATATTCACACAAGACGGAGCACTGGTGACACCGGAAAACGATAGTATCGAGCTGGAGGAGATCACTCTGGCCACcggggtggaggtggtgctcTCCTGCTCACCCAACTACTTCCGTGAGTTTTCCTCCGAAAAGGTACTGAAAGCCAAATGCAAGAAGGATAAAACCTTCG TGGTCAATGGACAGGACAAGAACTTTGTATCGGCGCTATCGTGTAAAGAGCGACCGATTGAGGAGATCATCGTGTCCGTGCGAGGCTGCCCGTCCACACTGCGTTCGATCGAGTACGGTTACACCAATCCGGTCAGCAACAAATCGTATATCCTGGGTGAGGCTTGTTACGATGCCAAGGTGGGCCGAACTCACTTCATCCACACGAAGATCAAGTCGGGCATGAACACGGTCGAGCAGCTGGCCCTGAAGGTGAAGGACAATGCGACGTACTTCCACGGTTACCATCCGACGCAGCGCTACAAGGTCGATCTCAGCAAGGCGCTCAACATCAACGATCAGGTCGAGCGCTTCCGGGGTGTGTTCGGTGCGAAAAATGCTCCGAAAATCGAGTCGCGACGGTACATCAATGAAGCTCTTCTTACCCACCGACAGTACCTTTCAGTATTAAAGATGGCCTGGAACTATCAGATCGTGAAGGatcgcgagctgctgctgaactaCGATCGGTTACTGCACGACATCCGCGCGCTGGAGGTGCCCGAGATTGAGATCTACACCGGGGCGCACGGTGTAATGACACTGAAGGACAAGCACAATCAGAGCGCGGAGGTGTTTCTGGTGCGCGAAAACCGCTTCCCGGTGCCGAAGCTCCACTGGACGGTGGTAAAGTCCGCCGACAAGGCGATAGCGTTCGCGGTCTTCAGTAAACCACAGCTCACCGAGCAGGAGCTCGAGAAGCAGGGCACATTCTGCACGAGCGTCTGCGAACAGATCACGTGGCTGAAGAAGCTGCGGGAGGAGGAAGCCTGGCGGACGGCTCGGGCCGGCTATGTACTTTGCTGCGAGGTGGAAGAGTTCCGCCGCACCATCAAGGAGATGCCACCGATTACGGGCGTGAAGGCGATGTTGACGTGA